One stretch of Corvus hawaiiensis isolate bCorHaw1 chromosome 1, bCorHaw1.pri.cur, whole genome shotgun sequence DNA includes these proteins:
- the SCRN1 gene encoding secernin-1 produces the protein MAAAPPSYCFVAFPPCSKDGLVVFGKNSARPRDEVQEVVYFAAAEHDPGSKVECTYIEIEQVPKTHAVVLSRPSWLWGAEMGANEHGVCVANEAVVTREPASESEALLGMDLVRLGLERGATAKEALDVIVALLEEHGQGGNYYEDGSSCHTFQSAFLIVDRNEAWILETSGKYWAAEKITEGVKCICNQLSLTTKIDAEHPELRNYVKSQGWWNGDSDFNFSEVFSLADGHLACCSGRESLEKQGGDVSAQAMIDVLRDKDSGVCVDSESFLTTASIVSVLPQDPSFPCIHYFTGTPDPSRSIFKPFIFVDDVKLVPKVQSPSFGNDDPAKKIPRFQEKPDRRHELYKAHEWARSLLENDQDKGQKLMRIMLDLEKQGLEAMEDILSRTEILDPAEVVDLFYDCVDTELKFFK, from the exons atggctgcagctcctccaagTTACTGTTTTGTAGCCTTCCCCCCATGTTCTAAAGATGGGCTGGTGGTGTTTGGGAAGAACTCTGCACGGCCTAGGGATGAAGTACAGGAGGTGGTCTACTTCGCTGCTGCAGAACATGATCCAGGAAGCAAAGTTGAG tGCACATACATTGAGATTGAGCAGGTGCCGAAGACTCATGCTGTTGTGCTGAGCAGGCCCTCCTGGCTTTGGGGGGCAGAAATGGGAGCTAACGAGCATGGGGTGTGTGTAGCTAACGAAGCTGTCGTGACCAGAGAACCTGCTTCTGAATCTGAAGCCTTGCTTGGCATGGATCTTGTCAG GCTTGGCCTAGAAAGAGGTGCAACAGCTAAAGAAGCATTGGATGTAATAGTTGCTCTGTTGGAAGAGCATGGGCAAGGTGGAAATTATTATGAAGATGGGAGTTCGTGCCATACTTTCCAAAGTGCGTTTTTGATTGTGGACAGAAATGAAGCCTGGATACTGGAGACTTCTGGAAAGTATTGGGCAGCTGAAAAAATCACAG AGGGAGTGAAATGCATTTGCAATCAGCTTTCATTAACTACAAAAATTGATGCTGAGCATCCTGAACTAAGGAATTATGTCAAAAGTCAAGGCTGGTGGAACGGAGACTCAGACTTcaatttttctgaagtgttctCTCTTGCTGATGGCCATTTAGCCTGTTGTTCCGGCAGGGAGAGCCTAGAAAAGCAAGGTG GTGACGTTTCTGCACAAGCTATGATTGATGTCCTGCGTGACAAGGATAGTGGTGTCTGTGTGGACTCTGAATCTTTCCTTACTACAGCTAGCATAGTGTCTGTTCTGCCTCAGGACCCTAGTTTTCCCTGTATTCATTACTTCACTGGCACGCCAGACCCTTCAAG GTCCATATTTAAACCCTTTATTTTTGTCGATGATGTAAAATTAGTACCAAAAGTACAGTCTCCTTCTTTTGGCAATGATGATCCTGCTAAAAAGATACCTCGATTCCAGGAGAAACCTGATCGTAGGCATGAATTGTACAAGGCACATGAATGGGCCCGATCTCTCCTGGAGAATGATCAG GATAAAGGCCAGAAACTGATGAGGATTATGTTAGACCTTGAAAAACAAGGTTTAGAAGCAATGGAAGATATCCTTTCTCGTACAGAGATTCTGGATCCAGCTGAAGTAGTGGATCTCTTCTATGACTGTGTTGACACAGAACTAAAGTTCTTCAAATAA